Part of the Usitatibacter palustris genome, AACTTCGCCTCGATCGACGCGATCGAGCGCATCAAGGCCACGCGCGAGGGCATCGCCCGCAACCACATCCTGCTGCACGACGGAACGCCGCGCTCCTCGGCGATCTATTCGATCCTCGATACCGAGTGGCCCGCGGTCGAAGTCCACCTCGAGAACCTCATGGCCCGCGCAGGGTCGTGAACGAGACGTCCCGGAAGCTCCTCTGGTTGTCGTTGTGGGTGACGGCATTCGCCGTCGCGATGGCGTGCCTGCTGCTCGCCTTCAAGCACCGCGCCGCCCTCGATGGCGTGCAGCGCGACCGCCTGCAGCTCATCGCGCGCGGCCTCGAGGAAATCGTCGAGCGCAACCTCGCTTTCGGCCTGGCCTTCGCCGAGATCACGACGCTGCCCGACGTGATCGATTCGCAGAAGAGCACCGATGACCTCGTGGCCGCGATCGAGATCACCGACCCGGCCGGAAAGATCGTCTACGCCACGGAGCGCAAGCGCGTCGGATACTCGATGGAGGCGGCCTGGACCAATGCGATGGGCCGTGTGGGCAAGGCGCAATCCTGGCACGCGTGGAGCGAGGGCGAGGCCGCGGTGGGCTCGGTGATCCGCAATTCCTTCGGCCTCGCGATCGGCCACGTCATCGTGCGCTACCGCACCGAGGCGCTCGCGAATGCGAACCTCGCCTTCGCCAGGAAGCTCGCCCTCTGGGGCGCGGCCATCACGGTCGCGTTCACGCTGCTGCTCTTCGCACTGCTCTCGTGGGTGCAGGCCGCGCTCGAGCTGCGCGTGGCCCGCCTTCGCTCGATATTCGAGGGCTACGCCGCGACGCCGCCCCGTCCGGGAACTTTCGGCGCGGAGGTGGCCGACGCCCGTGAATCGATCGCCGAGGCAAACAAGGCGCTCGACGCGCTCGAGGCCGCGCGGTGACCCATCACTCGCCCTTCCGGCGCGCCTCGCTCTACGCCTTCGGCGCGATCGCGCTGGTGCTCGGCACTGCGATCGTCGCCTGCACGGCGATCGCCTACGGCGCCTTCGAGCGCGAGCTGCGGCCCGAGGCGATGCGCAAGGCCGAGACAGTGGGCCGCGGCATCGACGCGCTCGTCGCGAAGACCGTGCGCTGGCAGGTTCCGCTCGCGAAGCTGCCGGGTCTCGACGCGCTCTTCGAAGGCATCCAGAAGGACCACCCCGAGATCTCGTGGGTCGCGATCAAGTCCGAGGGCAAGATCATCGTCTCGCGCGGCGACGCCAGCGTCGCGAAGAACAGCGACAACATGGTGCAGCTGCCGCTCATCACCGCCGACGAGCCCGCCACGCTCGAGATCGGCGTCGATCCGGCCTGGGTCGCGCGCATCTTCCGCGAGATGCTGCTCGACATGGCGGTGATCCTCGTCGTGGCGCTGGTGATTTCGCTCGAGCTCGCGCTTTACCTCGCGGGCGGCGGCGTGCTGCGCAGCCTCGCCGTGCTCGCGCACTCGGTGCGCAGCGCCGGGGCGGGCAATTTCGCGATCGTGCGAACCGCGAGAGCCGACGGCGAAGTGCACGCGATGCTCGCCTCCCTCGCTCGCGCCGTCGATACGCTGCAGCAGCGCTGCCTCACGATTGGCGCGGCGAAGCTCGCGGAGGCCGGCACGAAGTTCCACTGGCCCACGCAGCCCGTGCCGTCGGTGGGCCGCGTGAACACCTCCAACATCCTGGGCGCGATGCGCGCGCCGTTCTTCCTCTCGCTGTTCGCCGACGACCTGCAGCGCTCGTTCCTGCCGCTCTTTGCCGGAACGATGTCGACGGGCCCCTTCGACGTGTCGGTGAACCTCGTCGTCGGTTTGCCGATCACGATCTTCATGCTGGTGGTGGCACTCTCCCAGCCGGTGCTCGGTTCGTGGACGGAGCGCATCGGTCGGCGGCGCGCGTTCCTCGCGGGTGCGGCGCTGGGCATGATCTCGCACCTGCTGTGCGCGCAAGCGACCACACTCGTGGAGCTGCTCGTCTTCCGTGGCGCGGCGGGGCTCGGCTGGGCCGTGACGTTCGTCGCCGCGCAGGGCTACGTGATCGACAACACCGATCGCGAGACGCGCACGCGCGGGCTCGCGGTGTTCGTGGGCATCATCATGACGGCCTCGATCTGCGGCCCGTCGATCGGCGGCATCCTCGCCGACGGCCTCGGGCCGCGCTGGACCTTCGTGATCGGCGGCGTGCTGGGGCTCTTCGCCACGCTGCTCGCGTGGCGCGACCTGCCCGATGCACGCCAGGCCGCGAAGCTCGTGGCACCCCCGCGCATGCGCGACTACGCCGCCGCTTTGGCCAATCCGCGCTTCGCCATCCTGCTCGCCTTCGCGGCCATTCCCGCCAAGGTGATCCTCATCGGCTACGTCTTCTACCTGTTGCCGCTCTTCGTCGCCGACGCGGGCTACAGCGCCGCGATGTCGGGCCGGATCATCATGCTGTACTCGGTGATGATGGTGCTGCTGATCCCGGTGACGACGGAGCTCCTCGAGCGCATCCAGCAATCGCGCGGCGTCCGGCCGCAGGCGGCGTTCGTCGCGGGCGGCCTCGCGCTCTCGGGTCTTGCAGGACTCCTGATGCTCCTGCCGCTGGGCATGGCCGGTGCCGTCGCGCTCACCGTGCTGCTGGGCATCGCGCAGGCGTTCTCGATCGCGCCGCAATCGTCGATGGTCGGCGACGTGAGCGCCGCCCACAAGCACCTCGTCAGTGAAAGCACGATCTACGGCGTGTACCGGCTGGTGGAGCGCCTGGGCAACGCCGCCGGGCCGCTCATCGCGGCATTCCTCCTGCAGGTGTCGGGGTTCGAGACCGCTTTCGCATCGATCGGCCTCGCGGTGCTCATCTGTTCGGCGATGTTCTACGTCTCGTTCCGCGGCAGCATGCGGGCGGCGGCGCCATGACGACGCGGCGCCAGGCGCTCGCACTCCTTGCTGCTGCTGCGGCCGCTCCGCTCGCGTCGCGCGCGGCCGAGAAGTACCGGCTCTACATGGTCACGTGGCGCGGCATGACGGACGTGGAGAAGGGCTTCAAGGAATACATCGCGCGCCACAACATTCCCGTCGAGTACATCTGGCGCGATGCGAACCAGGATCGCGCGAAGCTCACGGAGTTCTCGAAGGAGATCGCGGCGACCAAGCCCGACCTCATCTACACCTGGGGAACGTCGGCGACGCTGGGCATCACGGGCCCGGCCGACGCGCCCAACGCGTCGCTGGGCAGCATCCCGGTCGTGTTCGCGCTGGTTGCGCATCCGACGGGCGCGAAGATCGTCACGGCGCTCGACAAGCCGGGCCGCGACGTGACGGGCGTCTACCACGTCGCCACGGTTGCGGCGCAGCTCGAGGCGATGCGTGCGTACCGGCCCTTCACGAAGCTCGGCACGCTCTACAACCCGGCCGAGCTCAACTCGGTGGCGACAATCAACGACCTGCGCGCCGAAGCTCAGCGGCGCGGCGTGACGCTCCTCGAGGAAAAGTTTGCGCTCGGCCCCGATTCACGCCCGCTCGCCGATGGCATCGAGGAGCGCGTCACGCGGCTGAAGGCCGCGGGCGCGCAGTGGCTCTACCTCGGCCCCGACTCCTATCTCTTCACGCAGATCGAGCGCGTTGCGGCCGCGGCGAACAAGGAGAAGCTGCTCACCTTCGCCACGACCGAGTCAGCCCTCGAGGGCGAATCGAAGGTGCTCGCGGGCCTCGTCTCGCGCTTCTACTCGATCGGCGAGTTCGCGGCGTTCAAGGCCGAGCAGATCCTGGTCGGCAAGAAGAAGGCGCACGACATCCCGATCGAGACGCTCACGCGCTTCCAGTTCGTCGTGCGGATGGGGGTTGCGAAGGCGATCGACGCATTGCCGCCGATCACCCTCTTCCACTACGCGGAGTTCCGCGAGTAGCTTCAGGCCGGGGGGAGGTTGACGCCTTCCACGAGCGGCTTCATCTCCGGGGTGCGCAGGGCGCGGTCGAGGTCCTCGAGCGCTTTCGTGTGTTCCTGGATGAAGTACGTGTAGTAGTACTCGCCGATGAAGAAGAACTGGGCGACCTGCGCGCTCATCACGCGCTCCCATGTGGGCGAGACTTCCTGGAGGTGGAGCATCCGGCCCGGCAGCCAGCGGTCGAAGATCATGCCGGCCGCGCCACCGTTGTTGAGCATCGTGTTCTGCGTGGCCATCGCGAGCTGCAGGCGGCGCAGGTCCGACGGATCGTTGATGATCATCGTGTAGCGCAGGCCGCGCTCGTCGGGCTGGTTCAAATCCCAGAGCTGTTGGCGCCAGACATTGCGGTCGGCCGTATCGATCAGCCGGACTTCGGGCACGGGCTCGGTGAACATGTCGGCGAGCTGCGACGATGCGCGCGCGAGGCGGAACGTGAGTGCCAGCGACTTGCCCGGGTTCTTCGAGAAGAACGACTTGGGATCCTTGCCGTCTCCATACCGTGCCAGCGCTTCGCCGACCGACAGCGGGCGCTGCTGCGTGGCGCTCACCTGCTCGAAATACTGCAGGTTCTGGATCTTGATGTCCTCGCCTACCTTCTGGCGATCGAGCATGCGATACATCATCCCGGTCACGAAGATGAACTCACCGGGAATGCGAGGGCCCGCAAACTGCGCATACGGTTGCCGCTCCCCGAGCGCGGGCGCGCGCTCGATCACGCGGTTGGCCGCATCGCGATAGCGGAGGAAGCGCGCGTTGAAGCGGAAGTGCGCGCTGTCGACGAGATCCTCGGCACGGATGCGGTAGTGCTCCTTGAAGAGGATGGTGTCGAACTGGTCGAAGCGCGCGTCGTCCTTCGGGTACTGCGCCTTCGTCTCGCGGATGTTCTCGGTGACGATCGAGGGCGTGAGCACGATGATCACTTCGCGCGTGGTGTCGTTCTTGCTGGTCTGCCCGAAGAGCGCGCCAAGGTAGGGGATGTCGCCCAGCACCGGCACGCGGCTCGAACTCGTGACGCGGTTCCTGCTCACGAGGCCGCCGATGATGAGCGGCATGTTGTCGCGGATGCGCGCGTAGGTCTGCACGCGCCGCGTGGCGATCGTGGGCGCGGAGGCGAGCGTGATCTTGGTCGCCGGATCGAGCACGCGAAGATCCTGCCCCGGCACCGTCGCGGAGACCGTCGCATCGATCAGCATGCTGATCTCCTGCGTGTCCTCCGAGATCCGCGGGCGGATGTTCATCAGGATGCCCGTGGGGATGTACGAGAAGTTGAAGGACACGCGGCTTGAATTGGCATCGCCGCCGGAAGCGTCCTTCGAGGTGGCCACCGGAATGTCCGTGCCCACGCGGATCGTGGCCTGGCGGTTGTCGAGCGTCATGACGCTCGGGCGCGAGAGGATCTCCGCCTGGTTGGAATTCACGAGCGCGTTGATGCGCGCGGTGATTTCCGTGGGCGAGATGTTGAGCGCGGTGTTGCGGATGAAGTTGAACGCGGCGCCGCCGGGCAACTGGGGCACCAGCGTGCCGATGATCCAGCTCTGGTCACCCTTGCGGATGTCCCATTGCACGCCGAGTTCCTTCAGTCCCTCAGAGCTGATTTCGAGGACCATGCCCTCGACGTAGACCTGGCGCGCGGGCTTGTCGATCGTGTCGCGCAGCAGCCGGCGCAGCTTCGTGAGCTGTTCCGGATAATTCGGGTGATAGAGGATCATCAGCTCCGCCGTGCCACCGGCGATCGTGTCGGCAAGCGGCGAGGCCGCTTGCGGCACGACGGTCAGGCCGAACGAGCCGGCCTGTGCCGGCGCCGCACCGCCCTGTGAAGCATCGAGTGCGCCGACGAGCCCGAGGTTTTTCGCTTCGGTCGAGGGCATCTTCACGATCAGCGGCAGGCGGTCGAACGCGATCGTCGTGGGCAGGTTCTTGATCGCGGGGAACTTGGGCGAGAAGCGCTTCTGGTCTTCGGGCGACATGCTCGCGTAAGGATTCGCCGCGGGCTGCTGCTGTTGCTGCGACGGATCTCCCGGGCCACCGGGGAAACCAGGCTGTCCGCCAGCGGCCGCCGGATCGAGCAGGACTTCCTCGCCCTTGTACGAATCTTCCTTCGCGAGCGATTCGCTGTCGGTGATCGCGGAGTAGCCCATCGCGCGAAGCGCGAAGAGCGCGGCTTCCGCATCGACGTACGAAAGGACGACGGTGCGCGTCTCGAGGTCGGAGAGACGCAGCTTCGCGAAGATCTTCGAGCGCTCCGAGAGGATGGGGCGCATGGTCGGATCGAGCGCCTGGGAATCGCCATCCGGATTGGGCGTCATCGCACCGGCTTGCATCGAATACGACTGGATCCAGAGCTGCGGCAGCCGGCGCGGCGGCTGCACGTAACCGAAGCGGATCACATGCTGGGTTGCTCCCTCCGTGCGAACGACCGCGCCCGAAGGCGAGACCGTCGACGGATAGGCCGGCATGGCCGCGGCCTGTTCCTGCGTGGCCTTCTTGTATTCGCGCGTGATCTCGAGATGCAGCGAGATGTCCGAGACGAGCTCGCGAATCTGGCTCTCGCCGAGCACGGGCAACGGGAAGAGGCGGCCGGCAGTCGACGACACCGGGGCGCGGCGGGAGGCGGCGCATACGCCTGGCCGTAAGGTTGGGGCGTGACTTGAGCGGTGGGGGGATAGCCTTGTTGCTGACCCTGCTGCGGGTATCCCGGCTGCTGGCCTTGCTGCGGGAAGCCCGGTTGCTGGCCTTGCTGCTGCGGGGCCGGCTGCGGGTACAGCGATGAGGGCGGCTGCGCGAACGTCGTGAAGGCAAGCCCCGTGAGCATCCAGATGTGCGCAGTGCGTATTTTTTTCATCGTGGAAGATTGTGCCTCGCAGTTACAGATTAAACAAGCCAAAGGTCTTGAAAAATAAGGGAAGTTGGCTCAAAATTACGGAGTGTTCTGGAGCGCTTCGGGACGGAGCCCGCAGAGTTAAAAGCTGGCGACTCGATTAGCCCGGTGTTGTCTCAATCTTCTATGTTCTGGAGGTCGGGAAAATGTCGGACTTGGCTAGTCAGCGGGCGCTGACTCGTAGCACCCCCCATCTGCCCCTGTCGTGGTACTTCGACCCCAAGGTCGCAGCCCTCGAAAAGGAGCGCCTCTTCGCGCGTGGTCCCGGTTACGTGGGCAACGTGCAGATGGCCCCCAACCCCGGTGACTACCGCGTGATCGACTGGCGCTCGAATGGCGCGTGGTCGCTCATCAACAACGGGGCGAAGCACGACCTCGTCTCGAACGTCTGCCGCCATCGCCAGGCGAAGATGCTCGACGGCAAGGGCACGCTGCCCGGCGGCACCATCACCTGCCCGCTGCATCGCTGGGCCTACAACTCCGAGGGCAAGCTTCTCGGCGCGCCCCACTTCCAGGACCAGCCCTGCCTCGATCTGCCGCGGCACGAGCTGCAGCGCTGGAACGGCATGCTGTTCAACGGCAAGCGCGACGTTGCGCGCGATCTCGCCAAGCTCGGTGTCGCGAAGGAGCTCGACTTCGAGGGCTACCTGCTCGACAAGGTCGAGGTCGTCGACTACGCGTTCAACTGGAAGACCTTCATCGAGGTTTATCTCGAGGACTACCACGTCGGTCCCTTCCATCCGGGCCTGGGCAACTTCGTCACCTGCGACGACTTGCAGTGGGAATTCGGCAACTGGCACAACGTCCAGACGGTCGGCGTGAACCAGCGCCTGGGCACGCCCGGCTCCGACGTCTACAAGATGTGGCACGAGCAGGTCCTCCAGTACAGCGGCGGCCAGGTGCCACCGCACGGCGCGATCTGGCTCACGTACTACCCGAACGTGATGGTCGAGTGGTATCCGCACGTGCTCGTCATCTCGACGCTCTACCCCACGGGCCCGGAATCGCATCGCAACGTGATCGAGTTCTACTACCCCGAGGAGATCGTCCTCTTCGAGCGCGAGTTCGTCGAAGCGCAGCAGAAGGCCTATCACGAGACCGCGAAGGAAGACGAAGAGATCTGCGTTCGCATGACCGAGGGGCGCAAGGCGCTGATCGCCGAGGGCCGCGAGGAACACGGTCCTTACCAGAGCCCGATGGAAGACGGCATGGTGCATTTCCACGAGTTCATCAAGCGGGAGATGGATCGGGAAGGCTGACGCGCCACGCGATCAGGTTCGGACAAGACGGGCGGCCAAGGCCGCCCGTTTGTATTTTCGATTCCCTAGCGCGGCTGCGTGTCGACGTGCTCGAGCCAATAGCACCGCTTGTGATCCGTTTCGTAGCGGTAGATCCGCGATCCCGGCTTATTCAGGTCTACCGACTTCGTTGAAGAGCAATCGACCGGTTGCTGGCAGTCCTGATTGCGGGTGACCTCTCCCTGTATCGTGAAGCCATTGGCCGCCGAGGTGATGCTCGATGACGCGGACATGTCGACCGAATGCTTGCGAATCTCCCGGGGCTTGAGGCAGAACGCCTGTTTCTTGGTCTTCCCGCCTTGCATGTTGGGAATGATGGTGACCCAGACCGTGCGATTCCACGGATCGGTGTTCACGATCTGGATGTCTTCGATCGAGGCCGAAACCGTGGATGGGACCAGTGCTGCGATTGCCAGCGTCGCGGTGGCGAGCGCGAGTGTGCCTTTCTTGAACATGTTCGTTCCCCTGATTGATGGTTGGTTGTCGTGGCCGGCTGTAGTGACCGGCCCGCATCAATGCTAGGAAGAACGCCGCGCGCCAACAATCGGACCAAGGCCCAACGACATTAGTCGCAGGGCCCTACCTCGTTGTTTTCAGGAACGTGATCACCTGCTGCATCGTGGGCGTGTGCCAGAGCACTTCGCCGTGGTGCAGCGCCTGCGTCACGTGTGGAGCCTGCCAGGGGAAGCGCGAGTTCGCGTCGGTCACGAGCAGGTCGCCCTGGCCGTTGATCAGCTCTGAAACCGTGGGGCTCGTGAAGAGATCGAACGTGCGCGAGGGCGACTTCGGCGTGCCGCGGCTGGCGGTCTTCTTCGTGCACGCGATGCCTGTATCCGTCATCCCCGACGGGCAGGTCGGCGAGCAGATGCAGCAACCGACCTTGTGGTATCCGGGCCTGCACACGGGATAAACGATCAGCCCGTCCTTCTCGCAGCCGGCCGGATTCGCGGCGCGGCAGCGAGCGAACATGCCGTTGTCGCTCAAGCCGTCGCCGCCCTTCCAGGGATACCCCGCGCCGCGTCCGTACGGCGCCGGCTTCGTGCAGCCGACGCCGTGATCGGTAAAGCCCGCGGGGCAGGGTTGCCAGCACAGCGGTCCCACGCCCTTGTAGCCTGTGGCGCACTTCGGATAGCAGAGCCCCGCGTCGTATTCGGTGTTCGCCGGGCAGTCGGTGCCGATCAACGGCGCGCGCACGAAGAGCTTGAGCACCGTGGTCGAGTTGCCGCCGAAGCTCATGTACTTGATGGTCGGGATCGGTTTCTCGTCCTTCATCAGCGCCGGAAAGATGCTCATCGAACCCACCATGCCGAGCTCTTCGCCGCCCTGGTTGCCGACCATGCCGATCACGCCGTCGCGCGCGCTGTTCACGATGTCGGCCGCTTCCTTCGGCAGCAGCTTGATGATGTTGGCCGTGATGTCGTTCATTGCCGCGGTGCGCGCCGAGAGGCCCGAGCCCTTGTGCGGCGTATGCAGCGTCACGAACCACTTGATGCGGCCGCCGGCGTCGCCGAACTCCTTGAGCAGGCGCCGTCCGACGAGTCCGCCGCGGCTGTGGCCGACGATCGCGATGGGGCCGGTGGTTTCGTCGAGCACCTTGCGAAGCGCCCACGGCGCGCTCCGGTACGCGGCTTCGAATACGTCGGCCGCATTGCACGCGGCATCCGGCGGATTGTCGGAGTCGTGACAGGGCATCTGCGACCAGGTGGCCACCTTGAAGTGCTGGCCGAAGGTCGAGAAGTAGTTCACGTTGCGCGGCGCCTTGCCCGAGTAGACGAGATCCAGGGTGCCGCCCACCGAGAGGGGCAGCTTCGGGTCGAAGTCGACACGCGCCATGTTCGCGGCCGTCGTCGGATTCCTGAAGGTGCGCGCGCTGGAACTCAGGCCGTGGATGAAGAGCACGGTGGTCGCCCCCTTGTCGGCCACGCCGCCCCACGCGAACTTGTACATCGCTTCCCATCCGGGAGGACCTTGCGCCGGTTGGGCGGCGGTCGCGGAGAGCGAAGAGGCCAGGAAAAACGGAATCGCCAGCATGAAAATGCCGGCGGCGCGCCGAATCGCCACGTTCATTTGGGCTTCTCCCTGTTATGAGCCCCCATGCCTGCCGGGGGTTGGCGGCTACTCTAAAGGAGAGGTCGCGCCGTCCACAACGTGCCGGAGGTCGCGGGGACCGAGACTTTAGGCTCGGTCAGTCGTCGAATTCGTGGACGACGGCGTAGAGCGTCGCGAAGGTCTGGGACGGGAAGCCGGAGTGAAGCTGCTCGTAATCCTCGGCGCGCTCGGGTTCGCGCTGCTTGCCCTTGCGGATCTCGAACCACAGCGCCTGGATCTGCTCACGGATCGCGTGCGCCGGCATCGAGGGCCGGCGCAGGCTCGAGGCCGTGCCCGTGAAGAGGCGGCGCTTGAGCGTCACATCCGCGGAGGAAATCTTGAAGAGCTTGGTGAGCATGCTCGAGGTCGCGCCGTGGCGGATGAAGTACTCGAGCTGGCGCGAGCGCTTGCCGAGGTAATCGACCTGGCGAAGGCCGTGCTCGAAGGATCCGACGTCGATGGAGATCGCCACGCGCGGATCGGGCATCTCCGCGAGCTTCACGAGCTCGTTGGATGTGAGCCCTCGCAATTCGTCGGCCTGCTGTTCGGAGAGGCCCGCGGGAGGCGGCGCGTTGCGCGCGCCTTCCTCCTGGAGCTGGCGAATGAGGTGCGCAAGCATCAGCAGCCTGAGCTGCGGATCGCGAATTTCGATCATCGGGTCCTCCCGGATCTCTCGCGACAAACATGCCGCGAAGGGCCACGGAAATCAACCGGAAATCCCCATTTCTTGCGGCACCGCGCGGTGCACTTTCGTGGGGCGGCGGCGTCCTGCAACGAGCAACCGACGTGCCACGTGCCGGCGTTCTTGCGTCGCCGGTTCGAATTGCGACGCAAGTTATTGTTGTGCTTGAGGTGCCTTGCGCGGGATGACCGCGACGATGGCTGCGACCAGCAGGAAGGCGAGGAGCGCCGCCAAGCCGGCGAGCTTGGCCCACTCGGGCTCGGCGCCGAGATAGAGCATCGGAAGGTCCGGGACATCGCGCAACGACTTGCCCGTCTTCGACTTTCCTTCCCGCACCCACTCGGGCACCGGGCCGAAGATCCCGACATGCGAGCTGGTCGCCGCCGCGCATTGCGCCGGTGGCGGCGCATCGCCGTCGCCGACGACGATGATCGTGCCCGAGCGCCCCTGGCCCGAGCCGCTCACGAAGTAGAACGGGTCGGACAAACCATCCTTGCGGGGAACGTAGAAGGGAAGGACCTGCGCACACGTGAGGTTGAGCCCGGTGAGCTTCAGCCAGCGGGGGCGCTCGCCCTGCGTGCCGACGGCCTCGGCGTACGTCATCGTCCTGGGGCCGCCGATCATGAAGATTCCCGCGGAG contains:
- a CDS encoding STY4526/YPO1902 family pathogenicity island replication protein, coding for MIEIRDPQLRLLMLAHLIRQLQEEGARNAPPPAGLSEQQADELRGLTSNELVKLAEMPDPRVAISIDVGSFEHGLRQVDYLGKRSRQLEYFIRHGATSSMLTKLFKISSADVTLKRRLFTGTASSLRRPSMPAHAIREQIQALWFEIRKGKQREPERAEDYEQLHSGFPSQTFATLYAVVHEFDD
- a CDS encoding type II secretion system protein GspD — protein: MSSTAGRLFPLPVLGESQIRELVSDISLHLEITREYKKATQEQAAAMPAYPSTVSPSGAVVRTEGATQHVIRFGYVQPPRRLPQLWIQSYSMQAGAMTPNPDGDSQALDPTMRPILSERSKIFAKLRLSDLETRTVVLSYVDAEAALFALRAMGYSAITDSESLAKEDSYKGEEVLLDPAAAGGQPGFPGGPGDPSQQQQQPAANPYASMSPEDQKRFSPKFPAIKNLPTTIAFDRLPLIVKMPSTEAKNLGLVGALDASQGGAAPAQAGSFGLTVVPQAASPLADTIAGGTAELMILYHPNYPEQLTKLRRLLRDTIDKPARQVYVEGMVLEISSEGLKELGVQWDIRKGDQSWIIGTLVPQLPGGAAFNFIRNTALNISPTEITARINALVNSNQAEILSRPSVMTLDNRQATIRVGTDIPVATSKDASGGDANSSRVSFNFSYIPTGILMNIRPRISEDTQEISMLIDATVSATVPGQDLRVLDPATKITLASAPTIATRRVQTYARIRDNMPLIIGGLVSRNRVTSSSRVPVLGDIPYLGALFGQTSKNDTTREVIIVLTPSIVTENIRETKAQYPKDDARFDQFDTILFKEHYRIRAEDLVDSAHFRFNARFLRYRDAANRVIERAPALGERQPYAQFAGPRIPGEFIFVTGMMYRMLDRQKVGEDIKIQNLQYFEQVSATQQRPLSVGEALARYGDGKDPKSFFSKNPGKSLALTFRLARASSQLADMFTEPVPEVRLIDTADRNVWRQQLWDLNQPDERGLRYTMIINDPSDLRRLQLAMATQNTMLNNGGAAGMIFDRWLPGRMLHLQEVSPTWERVMSAQVAQFFFIGEYYYTYFIQEHTKALEDLDRALRTPEMKPLVEGVNLPPA
- a CDS encoding aromatic ring-hydroxylating oxygenase subunit alpha, translating into MSDLASQRALTRSTPHLPLSWYFDPKVAALEKERLFARGPGYVGNVQMAPNPGDYRVIDWRSNGAWSLINNGAKHDLVSNVCRHRQAKMLDGKGTLPGGTITCPLHRWAYNSEGKLLGAPHFQDQPCLDLPRHELQRWNGMLFNGKRDVARDLAKLGVAKELDFEGYLLDKVEVVDYAFNWKTFIEVYLEDYHVGPFHPGLGNFVTCDDLQWEFGNWHNVQTVGVNQRLGTPGSDVYKMWHEQVLQYSGGQVPPHGAIWLTYYPNVMVEWYPHVLVISTLYPTGPESHRNVIEFYYPEEIVLFEREFVEAQQKAYHETAKEDEEICVRMTEGRKALIAEGREEHGPYQSPMEDGMVHFHEFIKREMDREG
- a CDS encoding esterase/lipase family protein, whose translation is MNVAIRRAAGIFMLAIPFFLASSLSATAAQPAQGPPGWEAMYKFAWGGVADKGATTVLFIHGLSSSARTFRNPTTAANMARVDFDPKLPLSVGGTLDLVYSGKAPRNVNYFSTFGQHFKVATWSQMPCHDSDNPPDAACNAADVFEAAYRSAPWALRKVLDETTGPIAIVGHSRGGLVGRRLLKEFGDAGGRIKWFVTLHTPHKGSGLSARTAAMNDITANIIKLLPKEAADIVNSARDGVIGMVGNQGGEELGMVGSMSIFPALMKDEKPIPTIKYMSFGGNSTTVLKLFVRAPLIGTDCPANTEYDAGLCYPKCATGYKGVGPLCWQPCPAGFTDHGVGCTKPAPYGRGAGYPWKGGDGLSDNGMFARCRAANPAGCEKDGLIVYPVCRPGYHKVGCCICSPTCPSGMTDTGIACTKKTASRGTPKSPSRTFDLFTSPTVSELINGQGDLLVTDANSRFPWQAPHVTQALHHGEVLWHTPTMQQVITFLKTTR
- a CDS encoding ABC transporter substrate-binding protein, which translates into the protein MTTRRQALALLAAAAAAPLASRAAEKYRLYMVTWRGMTDVEKGFKEYIARHNIPVEYIWRDANQDRAKLTEFSKEIAATKPDLIYTWGTSATLGITGPADAPNASLGSIPVVFALVAHPTGAKIVTALDKPGRDVTGVYHVATVAAQLEAMRAYRPFTKLGTLYNPAELNSVATINDLRAEAQRRGVTLLEEKFALGPDSRPLADGIEERVTRLKAAGAQWLYLGPDSYLFTQIERVAAAANKEKLLTFATTESALEGESKVLAGLVSRFYSIGEFAAFKAEQILVGKKKAHDIPIETLTRFQFVVRMGVAKAIDALPPITLFHYAEFRE
- a CDS encoding MFS transporter gives rise to the protein MTHHSPFRRASLYAFGAIALVLGTAIVACTAIAYGAFERELRPEAMRKAETVGRGIDALVAKTVRWQVPLAKLPGLDALFEGIQKDHPEISWVAIKSEGKIIVSRGDASVAKNSDNMVQLPLITADEPATLEIGVDPAWVARIFREMLLDMAVILVVALVISLELALYLAGGGVLRSLAVLAHSVRSAGAGNFAIVRTARADGEVHAMLASLARAVDTLQQRCLTIGAAKLAEAGTKFHWPTQPVPSVGRVNTSNILGAMRAPFFLSLFADDLQRSFLPLFAGTMSTGPFDVSVNLVVGLPITIFMLVVALSQPVLGSWTERIGRRRAFLAGAALGMISHLLCAQATTLVELLVFRGAAGLGWAVTFVAAQGYVIDNTDRETRTRGLAVFVGIIMTASICGPSIGGILADGLGPRWTFVIGGVLGLFATLLAWRDLPDARQAAKLVAPPRMRDYAAALANPRFAILLAFAAIPAKVILIGYVFYLLPLFVADAGYSAAMSGRIIMLYSVMMVLLIPVTTELLERIQQSRGVRPQAAFVAGGLALSGLAGLLMLLPLGMAGAVALTVLLGIAQAFSIAPQSSMVGDVSAAHKHLVSESTIYGVYRLVERLGNAAGPLIAAFLLQVSGFETAFASIGLAVLICSAMFYVSFRGSMRAAAP